The Streptomyces sp. V4I8 genome includes the window ACGGACAGGTTGCCGGCCCTGACCGCCTGGGAGACGCGCAGGGCGCGGCCGACGTCACGGGTCCAGATGGAGCCGGAGAGGCCGTAGTCGGTGGCGTTGGCGAGGGCCACGGCCTCCGCCTCGTCCTCGAAGGGGAGGACGACCGCGACGGGGCCGAAGACCTCCTCGACGGCCACGCGCGCGTGCGGGTCGACGCCGGTGAGGACGGTGGGCGGGAACCAGAAGCCGGGGCCTTCGGGGGCCTTGCCGCGGATGCCGTCGAGGTCGTCGGTGACGTACGAACGGACCCGGTCCAGCTGGACCTTGGAGATGAGCGGGCCCATGTCGGTCTTCTCGTCGGCCGGGTCGCCGACCGTCACCGCCTCGATGGCGGGGCCGAGCAGCTCCATGAAGCGGTCGTAGGCGGAGCGCTGGACGAGGACGCGGGTGCGGGCGCAGCAGTCCTGGCCGGAGTTGTCGAGGAAGGCCATGGGGGCCGCTGCGGCGGCGGCCTCGATGTCCGCGTCGGCGAAGACGATGTTGGGGCTCTTGCCGCCGAGTTCGAGGGTGACGCGCTTGAGGAGCGCCGAGCCCTTGGCCAGGACCTGTTTGCCCACGGCCGTCGAGCCGGTGAAGACGATCTTCGCGACGCCCGGGTGTTCGACCAGGGCGTTGCCCGCGACGGACCCGTGGCCGGGCAGCACTTGGAACAGGCCCTCGGGAAGTCCCGCCTCCAGGGCCAGCTCCGCCAGCCGCAGAGCCGTCAGCGGGGTCGTCTCGGCGGGCTTGAGGAGGACCGCGTTGCCGGCCGCGAGCGCCGGGGCGGTGCCCCACGCGGCGATCGGCATCGGGAAGTTCCAGGGCGCGATGACGCCTACGACGCCGAGGGGTTCGAGGATCGTGACGTTCAGGCCGCCGGGGACCGGGATCTGCTGTCCGGTCAGCCGCTCCACTCCCCCGGCCGCGTAGTCGAGCAGATCGCGGACGTTGCCCGCCTCCCAGCGGGCGTTGCCGACGGTGTGCCCGGCCTCGCGGACCTCCAACCGGGCGAGCTCTTCGAGGTGTTCGTCGACGGTGACGGCGAACCGGCGCAGCAGCCGGGCGCGTTCGCCGGGCGCGAGGGCGGCCCATCCGGACTGCGCCTTGGTGGCCCGTACGACGGCGGCGTCCACGTCGGCCGCGGTGGCGGCCGGGACGGTGGCGACCACCTCTTCGGTGGCCGGATTGAGTACCTGGAGCTGGTCGGACAAGGAGGGCCTCACAGGCGTTCGAAGGAGCGGCGCAGCTCCCAGTCGGTGACCGCGGCGTCGAAGGCGTCCAGCTCGACGCGCGCCATGTTGCGGTAGT containing:
- a CDS encoding aldehyde dehydrogenase, translated to MSDQLQVLNPATEEVVATVPAATAADVDAAVVRATKAQSGWAALAPGERARLLRRFAVTVDEHLEELARLEVREAGHTVGNARWEAGNVRDLLDYAAGGVERLTGQQIPVPGGLNVTILEPLGVVGVIAPWNFPMPIAAWGTAPALAAGNAVLLKPAETTPLTALRLAELALEAGLPEGLFQVLPGHGSVAGNALVEHPGVAKIVFTGSTAVGKQVLAKGSALLKRVTLELGGKSPNIVFADADIEAAAAAAPMAFLDNSGQDCCARTRVLVQRSAYDRFMELLGPAIEAVTVGDPADEKTDMGPLISKVQLDRVRSYVTDDLDGIRGKAPEGPGFWFPPTVLTGVDPHARVAVEEVFGPVAVVLPFEDEAEAVALANATDYGLSGSIWTRDVGRALRVSQAVRAGNLSVNSHSSVRYWTPFGGFKQSGIGRELGPDALTAFTETKNVFISTEGPAQ